A single region of the Yersinia entomophaga genome encodes:
- a CDS encoding gamma carbonic anhydrase family protein: MSDSIRRYLNYTPILGQKVMIDKSSVVIGNVLLGDDVSVWPLVAIRGDVNQVKIGARTNIQDGSVLHVTHQSEYNPTGHPLIIGEDVTVGHKAMLHGCTIGNRVLVGMGSILLDGAVIEDDVMIGAGSLVAPGKRLVSGYLYMGSPAKQIRPLTPAELEGLIYSANNYVRWKDDYLAEEK, translated from the coding sequence ATGTCTGATTCTATTCGTCGTTACCTAAATTACACTCCGATCCTTGGCCAGAAGGTAATGATCGATAAATCGAGCGTAGTGATCGGCAATGTTTTGCTCGGTGATGACGTCAGCGTGTGGCCGTTAGTTGCTATTCGCGGCGATGTAAATCAGGTCAAAATTGGTGCTCGCACCAATATTCAGGATGGAAGCGTCTTGCATGTCACCCATCAGTCCGAATACAACCCTACAGGTCATCCTCTTATCATCGGCGAAGACGTGACCGTCGGACATAAAGCGATGCTTCACGGCTGCACGATTGGTAATCGCGTATTAGTCGGGATGGGTTCGATTCTGCTGGATGGCGCGGTTATAGAAGATGATGTGATGATTGGCGCTGGCAGTTTAGTTGCGCCCGGTAAAAGATTAGTCAGTGGTTACCTTTATATGGGAAGCCCGGCTAAGCAGATTCGTCCGTTAACCCCCGCAGAGCTGGAAGGATTGATTTACTCGGCAAACAACTATGTACGTTGGAAGGATGATTACCTGGCTGAAGAAAAGTAA